The following nucleotide sequence is from Solanum dulcamara chromosome 7, daSolDulc1.2, whole genome shotgun sequence.
TCCATGCTGGATctattgttttttttggttattgTTGTAATGTTAAGAGGGGGATAGTACAATTGTTTTTCTTGTCACTAGAATAATggagttttctaattttttaatCAGTTTGAGTCATCTTGGTAGTCGTGCTTTTGTTGTTTGTTTACTAAATGCAATTTCCTttcatttgtttatttaggTTTTTATGAACGATGGATTATTTAACACATTTCCTAGGGCTCAAAAAGATGATTTCTTGATGTGGGGTTTCATGGGGTGAACTCAAGGTATCAATGGGTAGCTTCAGTGATGATGAAGGGGAATGTCGATTTTTCGATGCCCCGGATAGTATTTCACAGGTCTCTGATTTGGGTTCTAACTGTACCCCAATTCCTGAATCTGGCTCTGGGATTGACAATGGTGTTAGCTATGATGAGTGGATTAAAACCCCCAGAAGTGTTGTTGAGCGGCGTAGGCAATTCCGTTGTTGGATGGGTTTAAGTTTGGATGGAATGTCTGGAGAAGATCCAGTAGATATAGGTGGAAGCTCCAGTTTATCTACTTGGGAGATTGAAAGAATTATGGAGAGTAGTGGAGCCGTATTACGAACCTCAATTCATAAGGACAATTTTACTTCTTACCGGTCTTCTATGCCTGGTTTGTGTGGGGATGCTTTGGATTCATCTAAACAGTTGGGTTCAAATCAGAATTTCCCATGTAGAAGTGGCAATGCTGATAGTGGAATTGGGTGCAATGTACATGTTCAGGCAGAGAATGGCCAGCAAAGCAACAACAGAGATGTCAGATTGGAACGACTGCTAATGTCTCGTGAGCCTGAGAACTCTTCATGTATGTCCCCTGTGATTGGGGAACTTGGACATGAAGAACTGGATAAAAATGGAGACACTCCGAAGAAACTAAATGGAGTTAAGAGTCGATTATTAAGTAGGCTACGGTCGTTTTCGTGCATAGCAAATGCCGAAGGGAGATGTCTTGATTTGAAGGACAACAGCTCCAATCCTGTTGAGAGGTCTAGAGTTCAGAGGGTTAAAGTTCACCATTGTAAGAAGCGGTTAAAGGACCTCTCTGCTCTTTTCATGGGGCAGGATATCCAGGCTCATGAGGGTTCAATTTTAACTATGAAATTCAGTTCTGATGGGCAGTACCTAGCTAGTGCTGGTGAAGATAAGGTTGTGCGTGTGTGGCAAGTGGTTGAAGATGAGAGATCCAATGAATTTGATATTCCAGAGTTGGATCCTTCATGTATGTATTTCACGGTGAATCATCTTTCTCAACTGGCTCCTCTGGTGACAGATAAAGAGAAAAGTAGTAGTAAGTTGAGGGGCCTTAAGAAAACAAGAGACTCTGCCTGTGTCGTTTTCCCCCCAAAGGTCTTTCGAATTCTGGAAAAACCACTGCATGTGTTCCAAGGCCATACTGGGGAGATATTGGATCTCTCGTGGTCAAAAAATAATGTAAGCTTATTAGATTGTCTTTTATCaataattttctgaaaatttcTGAAAGTAATCGCCTTTCTTGTTATGTATTGTTTCAGCAGTGTTTGCTCTCATCCTCAACTGACAAAACTGTTCGACTGTGGCAAATTGGACATGATCTGTGCCTCAGAGTTTTTTCACATAGTAATTATGGTATGTACAGACCTTTATTAAACTCCACTCTAGCATACTTTTGTGATTTGGTATGTGTTAATTGTGATTAACATTTTATTACATGTTTGTAGTGATTGAGTTTCATGCTCTCACTTTGATTTTGCAGTGACTTGCATACAGTTTAACCCTGTGAACGATGAATACTTCATCAGTGGATCAATAGACGGGAAAGTTCGAATTTGGGCTGTTAACAGCTGTCAAGTATTGGATTGGACGGACATCAGAGACATAGTCACCGCTGTTTCCTATCGTCCTGATGGAAAGGTTTGCTTAATTTTCATCCTTTGAATTATGGTATACCTCTGTACAGATTCAGAATCTTGATCAACTTATTGAACTTATTATCTGGTTCATATAGGGTGGGATTATTGGCTCTATGGCAGGCAGTTGCCGCTTTTTCAGTTTGGAAGGTAATGTTCACTTTTTGCTGGCGGTATTGTTAATTAGTTGCTGTCGTTGGTATCTCCCAGAGTCAGATTTTTAATTTACGGCATTGCAACACTATATTTCAAATTGTTACTCGTTGTTTAAATGGAATGTGGCTGTTGATTGACCTTCAGATTTAGTAGATCCTGACATTTTGCTAGCTTATTTGGTAGTGCTCATTATCGGTCTCTTTTTACTGTGTGATGATAGTGGTGTTCTGCTTTTCTTGTTCTCTTGATTTTCTGGATAATGTTCCATATCTTTGATTGGTTGATCTTACTTAAGCCTTCttttattagtaattctttataaatcataaaagaagaagCATTTTTCATGAAAGCACAATTACCTGATGTTACTACTATTTGTAGCTATCATGATTGTTATTTCTAGAGTGTCAAATGTGTTTGCGAGATTACTAGGAACGTTTGGGAATATTGTGACTCAGTATTTTAGTCCACACTTTTTCAGCAAAAATGTacaatattttaattaagtTGGAGTTGAGATAAAGTTGTATTGTGACAGGTCATGAGATCCAATTAGAGGAGCAGATGTGCTTGGCCAGTAAAAAGAAGTCAATTTGCAAAAGGATTACTGGCTTTCAGGTAATATTACTTCACCAAACTACAATTTGTGGTTCTGGTCATATTAATTTACTGATGTAccttatgatgatgatgtgtataTATTGCTTCTTGAATGCAGTTTTTTCCACAAGATCCATCTAAAGTTATGGTTACTTGCGCTGACTCTCACGTCAGAATCCTAGATGGTATCAATGTGATCGGCAAGTACAAAGGTTTGTTCCCTTTCCTATTTCTGATAATATTCTATTTGATGTCTGTTTGCCGTCTTTTGAGTGCCTTAGGCTTGCTTTAATGAATAAAGGCAAAGTGAAACCGCTGCAAAGTGATATTGTGATTTTGTATGATAGTGGGATGTATAGTAGCCGCATTCCTTTTTTCACTCGTTGCGACACCACTGTAATTTCTTGGTTCAATTTCTTGCAGCTCCCTATCCTCTCCTGTTTTTGATTTACTAAAGCTCTGTCTCTAGGTCCGCGAAATGCAGGAAACCATCTCTCTGCCACTTTCACCTTAGATGGGAAGCATATTATCTCAGCGTCTGAAGATTCTAATGTCTATGTATGGAACTGCGACGTTCCCAAAGATTATGTATCGCAACCTAAAGTGGTGAGGTCATCTGAGTTCTTCTCCAGTGATTCCTCTATTGCAATACCTTGGTCTGGCTTGAAAACTGTAAATCCAGATAATGGACGGCATTCTGGAGGAGGACTAAGCCAAACGTCAAATGACATATTACCCTTCATTTCTTCTCCTTATCTTTCCTTGGGCAACGAGCTGTTCCTTGAGGCAATTCCAAAAGGATCAGCAACCTGGCCTGAAGAGAAGCTTCCTGTGTCAAGTCCTCGGTCAGTGTCTTCTGGGATGTGCAGATCTGAATACAAGTTTCTGAAAAGTTCTTGCCAGAGTTCATCCAATTCTCATGCCTGGGGATTAGTTATTGTTACTGCTGGCTACGATGGTCGAATAAGATCATTTCATAATTATGGGTTGCCTTTGCCACTTTGAGTAGTAGGTACTATACAGGGTTTTCTGGAACTGGAAGTTATCTCCTCTTTCGGAGCCCCATGTGGGATAATTTATGTTTTGGGCTGCCCTGCTTGAGAACATCCTCTTTTCATCCGGGCTTCAATTGAAGAATTCAACAGTTCATGTTTGCAAGTGAAGTTTTACTGGCCCCTCTAGGTATTTTACATGTCCAGAGTAGGTGGTTATGTGCCGAGCTCTTGCCACTAATTGGTAAATATCTTCTGGTTTATCTATCTCGGCTTTGTTCTGGAGAAATCCTATAATTCTAACTTATTGGAGATGGATATCTGCTGCCAATGATGGGATATATACTTGCACAAGTAGAGATCCTTTTATATAAATGTATCCTGTTTTACTGCGGGATCATTTCTGTTCTACTGGGAAAAAGCTGTTGGTAGCTCGTCAGAATGATTGAACTATTTTATCTGCCATTTGGTTCAACGAAGACGGGATTGGCCACATGACACTAGAGAAAAGGCTAGGTGGGAAGCTCTTGGTGCACTGGTTTTCTAGCTGCGGAATTGTACATGAATCTGAGTTTACTACAAATGTGATAATATTTCCAGGCAAGTGCTCTCTCTAGCAAGTGCTTTTTCTGGTAAAAGTGGGAGTTAAGAGGGGTATGCCGGTGACCCAGGATTACACTAACGTATAGATGTCCATTCCATTTTATAGCTTTATATGATAGATTTAGTAGTTTCAatctttgaaaaagaaaaaaagaagttagaTTTAGTAGTGTCATAGTGTTGATGATGAATCAACCCGTATGAAATTTGACTCATCATGTCAATTGTTAGTTCTGTACAGTAGTTGTAGTTAGTGTATATGCATTGAGTTATAAGGGCTCTCCTACAAAGTAAAAATTACATCAACTGAACCTTGTGTTGAGGTTCATCAATTTTTGTATCCAATCTTGTCGTTTTTGTtcttgaaatttaaatttgttaAAAGTATTTTCTTGAATATGTAACTGGCTCAAGAGTGTTATAGAATTAATAATTGAGATCCTTACCAACTTGACTGTATCATGAAACTAATAATTGAGATTAACAGTCATCCAAACTAGTGTATATTCCAAAAAGTCTCTAATTTGCAAGGATTTCGTCCATGAATTCTAATCGACAACAGTATCTTATTAATTTGATTATTAGTTAAATTGAGAGCTATCAAGGACTGCTcaataacaaatatcttattgatttggttataACCAGTTGAATCTCTCTGTTGTCGATAAACAGACAAAGTCCTTGATAGCTCTCAGTTGATTTGGTTACACTCACGAAAGCAAGCAGAAGAAAATAACATACGAGTTGATAAACAGACCAAGTCTTTGATGACTGAAAGTTCTAAACTGCGATCTTTCTTGTTCATCATATGCCTGCCGTTTTCTTCCAGTATCTGATTTACCTATCAGATATTTTTTTAACCTTATTTTCTTCTGCTTGCTTTCGTGAGTGTAAATTCTCTCACATTTTGTCCATGATCACACATCGAACAGTCTTTTCTTGCTCCTGACTATCAAAAGCGTTCCCAAACACTTACAGGTCTTTGCTTTACCTGTCCCATTCTTTGCTATGAAACAGGCAAAAAATGGATGAATAGCAAAGCTAAAAAACATATAACTTTTAAactatttcatatttatttcgctacttgttgattttttatattattagtaAAGATAATTGCTTAAGCAAATAGACGTTAAAGTAGCCTCACAGCCCCACAGGTCCTCtacttttttctttcaatataAGCAAACACGAGTCTGGTACCAAGAAGGTATGACATAGAAGATGCACAAACACGAATCACAATCTGTGgatgttttgaaattttaagtAGCCCAAATGCGATGCATGCCAATTCTCTGTCACCGTAACTTCCAATATGATGAGGTGAAGGAAAAGGAAAATGCATACCAGTGCTTTTAATGTTTGACCTTGTAACAAAACACTCTCAATAGACCACACACTTTTATACAACCCTATCAAAGGTCTACTAAAATGTTACAGCTTATACCAGAGTAAATCCACTCTGTTGGCGgagaagaaaaatgaaaagtcCACTCTGATGGAGCCAAAGGACTACTACGACAAATTTGCTGTATGATCCCAGTtctgagaaaaaagaaaaaagaaagataaagcAGCATCATAAGTTGCCTAGGTGAAATAAGGCTGCAAAAGTATGGTGGACATGAGCCAAGAAGCAAATCATGGATCCCAATCAAACTTTAGTTCAAGCAGCAAGACAAAttatcaaaaagaataaaagacAAAGGGAAATGCATCGCTTAAGGAGGCATCATTATCTGAAGATATTATCaactatatataattatattccATTGCCAAAGATGTCTAAAACAGTGCAAAAATTTAGCATCAAGAATGTTCAGTCTCCGACTCATATTAACCAAGCCTTTTATTCAGGTAAGCTCTTCTAGAGCCAAAACAGTAGTACAGTTGATCAATAGAATTGTGATTTGACCAAGATAACATTGGTTTGGGATATACAGAGCTCTCCAAAGTCTTTTATATGAGCAGCACTACACAATCCTGATTTCAGTACGATCTTTACTCTTTATATATTCCAACAGGAAGAGTTCTATGCATTGTAGTACTTTATAATTGACCAAATCCTATACAGAACAGGCATAATCTAACCAAGTACAACTACAGAATTGAGACAGATCCACTCAGACTATTCTTGTGGGAGTAAATACAATTACAGTCAATCAAAGTTTCTCCACAGGGTCATAACACAAAGGCAACTATAATCATTCTAATCAAGAGCAGTTGTGGCCATGATGCAGCACAATTTTTGTGGTGATTGAAATAACAAAGATGTTTTTCACCAAAAACAGATTCACAAATCATCTCATATCTAAACTAAGGAATTATATAGATCGCAACAAACCATGTGTAGTAACAACATTTATGATCTACTAAACGAACTGCAAACTCCACAATGTCAAAGCCTTCATTTCATTTAACAACTCTGACATCTAACTAAAAAGCAATAAAGAACGACACAACATTGATGAAACAATATCAAGACATTGCTAAAGCTAGGTGTAGGGGCTATTGAGTTCACTTCCATCCATGAAGTTACAATTTTAAGAGGATAAACCATCAAATAAACCTCCTTTAAtctttttttccacttccaagtaatTTTTGGACACAAGAAGACCTATCATTCCTGAAGAGTCGCTCAACTTGATGAGCACTTTAATTGTCTTCAGTCTCCTACACTATATAAACCCAAAATATCATCCATTTGACAGAATGAACAAACTTGCATAGCAAACATAAAACTGTTGTTAGCCTAAACTTGCAGATGAAAGAGGAGCTTCTACGTGAACACTTCTAACAGTGGTTTCTCCTCAAACAGTCAAGAAACTAGCACTGGTTGTTCCAACAACAACTCTTACTGTAAAAGAACTCTATCCTTCCGTAGAGGATGGGCCTTCAAGGGTACAAACTACAAAGTGTAAAGAAAGATAGGATGTTGCTTAGTCATTGTTGATGCATCCGAGTCCGAGCAACTTAAGCTAGCTCCTTGTATATGTCCTTTTCCTCCATTGTATATTTCCAAATTTCTAAGTTGGCATCTAACAGAAATCATTGTTAGTTCCAAATTTCTCTGTTGTTTTTGGTATCTAACAGAAatcattgtatatatatgtcccAAATTTTTCCGTTGTTTTTGGACAAAGTAACAAAAATTGATTGACCAAATCCGGCACGGATCCCACACCACACCCACACCCATGTCGTGTCAACACATGTGTGACACCAAAAGTGAAAAGGCTGGGCAACTTAGGAGCTAGTTGTTAAAGTATTAAATATGCTTCTATATACACATATTCTTCTGGTTATGCCTTTCCCTCTTTATTTCCTATATTCCTATACACAATTGGAGATGGAGTACTTGGGATCAGCAGAAATTCTAGACACAAACATGCAATAAACAACCCATATAACAAGTTAACTTACCTAAACTAAcataaacttaaaaaaaaaaaacggaaCTACACTCAATAATGTTAAATTCTTAGTAACATTGCATGTACATATTCATATATTGACACTTACACAGACACACTGAGTTGTTTCAGGAATAGAAAGGCCAGCGACTGATTCTCAATACAAAGATAAAACAGTGCTTACACAATTAACATCTTACTCTTTTATAGTAGTTCAAGCTAATTCAAGTAAAATACATTACATCGGAACGCAAATCAGCTCAAAACAATCACTACATAACAGTTTTGATTTTCATAGTTGTTTCCTTCCTATCCTCAACAGATGTTATAACACTAGCATACGAACACTCAAACTACACAATAGAAAACAgtcaacataaaaaaaaaagagtttaccGAATCAAACGGGGAGGTTATCAGCGGAGGTAGGATTGATGGTGGCAGCGCAAGAGTCAAGGTGAGAAGGGACGGTGGAGACCATGAGAGGGTGATCTTTAGCTTCTTCCTCGTCTTCGTCGTCGGATTCGGAAGTGTTGAGATTCACACACGAGCATCGTTCCAAGGATGAGAAAAACGCCGATGCAACGCTAGTGCCGAACCACCTCGCCAAGCCGTCGAGCTTCTCGTAAGACATGATTGATAGGATTCTGAACTGTTCGTCAAGGATTTGATGGATCAAAGAGAAAAACCCTAGTCCAGCAAACAGAGGGATTTTTGGGTGAAAAGGGACAAAATGGTCTATGAGGACAGGTGGTGGCTTCTTCTCGATTTATATCGCCATTACTTTAGGAAAATACCTTTTCAAATTGTTTTCCCGGTATTTagttataataaaaaaaaataactatagCCTATAGGGTTGTTTGATACGGTGCATTAGAAGGAATAATGAATTGTATTAATTTTGTGTATtaatagtattttatttgatatattttggCAATCTATATATAAACTTTATTGTGTATTAGtaatatattattaatacagaaaaattcatgatattagtaatgcaaggagATTTAATGCATGAATTAACA
It contains:
- the LOC129893950 gene encoding uncharacterized protein LOC129893950 isoform X3; the encoded protein is MGSFSDDEGECRFFDAPDSISQVSDLGSNCTPIPESGSGIDNGVSYDEWIKTPRSVVERRRQFRCWMGLSLDGMSGEDPVDIGGSSSLSTWEIERIMESSGAVLRTSIHKDNFTSYRSSMPGLCGDALDSSKQLGSNQNFPCRSGNADSGIGCNVHVQAENGQQSNNRDVRLERLLMSREPENSSCMSPVIGELGHEELDKNGDTPKKLNGVKSRLLSRLRSFSCIANAEGRCLDLKDNSSNPVERSRVQRVKVHHCKKRLKDLSALFMGQDIQAHEGSILTMKFSSDGQYLASAGEDKVVRVWQVVEDERSNEFDIPELDPSCMYFTVNHLSQLAPLVTDKEKSSSKLRGLKKTRDSACVVFPPKVFRILEKPLHVFQGHTGEILDLSWSKNNQCLLSSSTDKTVRLWQIGHDLCLRVFSHSNYVTCIQFNPVNDEYFISGSIDGKVRIWAVNSCQVLDWTDIRDIVTAVSYRPDGKGGIIGSMAGSCRFFSLEGHEIQLEEQMCLASKKKSICKRITGFQFFPQDPSKVMVTCADSHVRILDGINVIGKYKGNHLSATFTLDGKHIISASEDSNVYVWNCDVPKDYVSQPKVVRSSEFFSSDSSIAIPWSGLKTVNPDNGRHSGGGLSQTSNDILPFISSPYLSLGNELFLEAIPKGSATWPEEKLPVSSPRSVSSGMCRSEYKFLKSSCQSSSNSHAWGLVIVTAGYDGRIRSFHNYGLPLPL
- the LOC129893950 gene encoding uncharacterized protein LOC129893950 isoform X2, yielding MGSFSDDEGECRFFDAPDSISQVSDLGSNCTPIPESGSGIDNGVSYDEWIKTPRSVVERRRQFRCWMGLSLDGMSGEDPVDIGGSSSLSTWEIERIMESSGAVLRTSIHKDNFTSYRSSMPGLCGDALDSSKQLGSNQNFPCRSGNADSGIGCNVHVQAENGQQSNNRDVRLERLLMSREPENSSCMSPVIGELGHEELDKNGDTPKKLNGVKSRLLSRLRSFSCIANAEGRCLDLKDNSSNPVERSRVQRVKVHHCKKRLKDLSALFMGQDIQAHEGSILTMKFSSDGQYLASAGEDKVVRVWQVVEDERSNEFDIPELDPSCMYFTVNHLSQLAPLVTDKEKSSSKLRGLKKTRDSACVVFPPKVFRILEKPLHVFQGHTGEILDLSWSKNNCLLSSSTDKTVRLWQIGHDLCLRVFSHSNYVTCIQFNPVNDEYFISGSIDGKVRIWAVNSCQVLDWTDIRDIVTAVSYRPDGKGGIIGSMAGSCRFFSLEGHEIQLEEQMCLASKKKSICKRITGFQFFPQDPSKVMVTCADSHVRILDGINVIGKYKGPRNAGNHLSATFTLDGKHIISASEDSNVYVWNCDVPKDYVSQPKVVRSSEFFSSDSSIAIPWSGLKTVNPDNGRHSGGGLSQTSNDILPFISSPYLSLGNELFLEAIPKGSATWPEEKLPVSSPRSVSSGMCRSEYKFLKSSCQSSSNSHAWGLVIVTAGYDGRIRSFHNYGLPLPL
- the LOC129893950 gene encoding uncharacterized protein LOC129893950 isoform X1; its protein translation is MGSFSDDEGECRFFDAPDSISQVSDLGSNCTPIPESGSGIDNGVSYDEWIKTPRSVVERRRQFRCWMGLSLDGMSGEDPVDIGGSSSLSTWEIERIMESSGAVLRTSIHKDNFTSYRSSMPGLCGDALDSSKQLGSNQNFPCRSGNADSGIGCNVHVQAENGQQSNNRDVRLERLLMSREPENSSCMSPVIGELGHEELDKNGDTPKKLNGVKSRLLSRLRSFSCIANAEGRCLDLKDNSSNPVERSRVQRVKVHHCKKRLKDLSALFMGQDIQAHEGSILTMKFSSDGQYLASAGEDKVVRVWQVVEDERSNEFDIPELDPSCMYFTVNHLSQLAPLVTDKEKSSSKLRGLKKTRDSACVVFPPKVFRILEKPLHVFQGHTGEILDLSWSKNNQCLLSSSTDKTVRLWQIGHDLCLRVFSHSNYVTCIQFNPVNDEYFISGSIDGKVRIWAVNSCQVLDWTDIRDIVTAVSYRPDGKGGIIGSMAGSCRFFSLEGHEIQLEEQMCLASKKKSICKRITGFQFFPQDPSKVMVTCADSHVRILDGINVIGKYKGPRNAGNHLSATFTLDGKHIISASEDSNVYVWNCDVPKDYVSQPKVVRSSEFFSSDSSIAIPWSGLKTVNPDNGRHSGGGLSQTSNDILPFISSPYLSLGNELFLEAIPKGSATWPEEKLPVSSPRSVSSGMCRSEYKFLKSSCQSSSNSHAWGLVIVTAGYDGRIRSFHNYGLPLPL